From Echinicola soli, a single genomic window includes:
- a CDS encoding RagB/SusD family nutrient uptake outer membrane protein, whose protein sequence is MKKYIQKAMVLVSGLTLTVGLWSCGEEFLERPPLDAIVDANFYQNDEQVLAGTAPLYNIVWFSYNDKASHGIGDARGGILTSGSYQLENVRFNTTGETPENGASWRSFYNVVGQSNTLINNVVQYSGEEVSDRIKRHGIAEGKFMRGLAYYYLVQNWGPVPIITNNTTLLQDTTIARNTVESVWQFIIKDFRYAVDNLPESSVQEGRLNKWSAEGMLAKMYLTRAGVSGSRNQDDLDSAAYFAKRVIDNSGASLMDEYEDLFKTANNNNQETLAALQWTYNAGNLNAWGAQNSVQAFLAYGSEITGFSDGWGGDIGGSKWVLDLYDDWVFDERRKATFMLPGDHYDYITQVPAGGSAQELRVPAPSEDAGQPYGTRAWVKKYVVGRPEDNDGKVVQQGTEINTYILRLSDVYLIYAEAMLETDPAEALTYYNMVRERAGVSTKTSITWEDIFNERILEFAMEGQAWYEFTRLHYYDPQRTYDLLSNQDRGTFRIYPDQIPDPRMWEVEIPEDDTSPRYFDVNSSNFHLPIPSVELSKAPNLRKPPVPYDFSSGE, encoded by the coding sequence ATGAAAAAATATATTCAAAAAGCCATGGTACTGGTGAGTGGACTGACCCTCACTGTAGGCTTATGGAGCTGTGGAGAAGAGTTTTTGGAGCGACCGCCGTTGGATGCAATCGTGGATGCCAATTTTTATCAAAATGACGAACAGGTATTGGCCGGAACGGCACCCCTTTATAATATTGTATGGTTTTCCTATAACGACAAAGCTTCCCATGGGATCGGAGATGCCCGTGGAGGAATCCTAACTTCTGGTTCCTATCAACTGGAAAATGTACGCTTCAATACCACTGGCGAAACACCGGAAAATGGTGCCTCTTGGCGATCATTTTACAATGTCGTAGGCCAATCCAATACGCTTATCAATAATGTGGTACAATATTCGGGAGAAGAGGTGTCCGACCGGATTAAGCGGCATGGCATAGCAGAAGGAAAGTTTATGCGCGGGCTGGCATATTATTACTTGGTGCAAAACTGGGGGCCTGTGCCGATCATAACCAATAACACAACGCTGCTACAGGATACGACCATTGCACGGAATACGGTAGAATCGGTTTGGCAGTTTATCATTAAGGATTTTCGCTATGCTGTGGACAATTTACCCGAAAGTTCGGTGCAGGAGGGCAGGCTGAACAAGTGGAGTGCCGAAGGCATGTTGGCCAAAATGTACCTTACGAGAGCGGGTGTTTCCGGGAGTCGAAACCAAGATGATCTGGACAGTGCCGCTTACTTCGCAAAGCGTGTAATTGATAACAGCGGTGCAAGCCTTATGGATGAGTATGAAGACCTGTTCAAGACAGCCAATAACAATAACCAAGAAACCCTGGCGGCTCTTCAGTGGACTTACAATGCGGGTAACCTCAATGCTTGGGGTGCTCAAAATTCCGTGCAGGCATTCTTGGCCTACGGTTCCGAAATTACTGGTTTTTCGGATGGCTGGGGAGGAGATATTGGCGGCTCCAAATGGGTGCTGGACCTGTATGATGATTGGGTGTTTGACGAGCGTAGAAAAGCCACCTTTATGTTGCCTGGCGATCATTACGATTATATCACCCAAGTACCTGCAGGTGGTTCTGCACAAGAGTTACGCGTACCCGCTCCCAGCGAAGATGCCGGTCAGCCTTATGGCACCAGAGCTTGGGTGAAGAAATACGTGGTCGGCAGACCTGAGGACAATGACGGAAAAGTCGTGCAACAAGGAACTGAAATCAATACCTACATTTTACGGCTCTCGGATGTTTATTTGATCTATGCCGAAGCAATGCTGGAGACGGATCCTGCCGAAGCTCTGACCTATTATAACATGGTACGTGAAAGGGCAGGGGTGAGTACCAAGACCTCCATCACCTGGGAGGATATCTTCAATGAGCGGATTTTGGAATTTGCCATGGAAGGCCAGGCGTGGTATGAGTTTACACGGCTTCACTACTACGACCCACAGCGCACTTATGACTTGCTGAGCAATCAAGACCGGGGTACCTTCAGGATTTATCCGGATCAGATTCCAGATCCAAGAATGTGGGAAGTGGAGATTCCAGAAGACGATACCAGTCCAAGGTACTTTGATGTAAACTCCAGCAATTTCCATCTGCCAATTCCATCGGTGGAACTTTCCAAAGCACCGAACCTAAGGAAGCCACCGGTACCTTATGACTTTAGCTCAGGAGAATAA
- a CDS encoding SusC/RagA family TonB-linked outer membrane protein: MKKCLLLGFLLLIAGITYAQVTVTGKVSADSDGEAIPGVSIIIKGTTKGVTTDLEGNYNITASSDDVLVYSFIGYKQQEVAVGNQSVINIQLEEDISNLEEFVVVGYGTMKKSDMSSAHVTVTSDDIEKTVNTTIEQAIQGRAAGVYVTKNTGAPGGGLSVNIRGINSIGGTNEPLYVIDGVQIQPNTVTYGPTSGTNPLAGLNPSDIESMEILQGPSATAIYGSRGTNGVVLITTKRGKEGQTNINYSYLYSLQDKPDNLAVMNLRQYAEMTNTIRDLTGGDPPAAFLDPSLLGEGTDWQDALYKTAALNKHSLSLSGGNESTKYYLSGEYFNQDGVAIGSGFERYSIRLNLDNEVRDWLSIGVNLALNETDEQLATGSSDVINYAIQMAPNIPVQNPDGSWGGADALNGSSLQFTPPNPIALANLLDRTYKRRQALGGLNVGIDIMEGLKFTTQLNGNINYANGHFWRPTYTLGSVTNDVNELTSKAENSFYWNWSQTLTYNKTFADKHDLTVMFTHEAQESSWESIEGSRQNFTSNDLPVLGLGSSQGATNGGNKNQWAMESYLGRINYTYDDKYIVLAALRADGSANFGPENRWGYFPSVSAAWRMSEEDFMAGMAAVDELKIRVETGLTGNQGSANAIYAPLSSPSVPTPWGGGFLVTRYGNPELAWEETQTYNVGFNLNMFNNRVQVEGDFYKKITDNLLLPNPLPWYMGTEGEGSIGTPTVNIGALENQGYAFTVNTINIDNRATSFRWSSNFNFSGFKTEVTEFYSESAFIDRTAWYMNDFTQRAVIGQSPWLFYGYQYDGIFQSVEDIEGSAIPADNNGERLPIGEDDIWVGDIKYKDLNGDNIIDERDQTFIGNPWPKFTFGTTQTFEYKGFKLDILLLGALGADVFNYSRFYNTNPNNINLGRNLLVETFDYAKVEMDGEGNPYLANPETDIPRITVTDPNGNGTRISDKFVEDGSYVRLKNINLSYEFDEELLGWQNVIRGARLSFGVQNLATWTKYKGYDPEVGAYVGNNVEADKQLIGVDYGRYPSTRMYNFSLGIDF, translated from the coding sequence ATGAAAAAATGCTTACTCTTAGGGTTTCTGCTGCTGATCGCAGGAATCACCTATGCCCAGGTCACGGTGACGGGAAAGGTAAGTGCCGACTCAGATGGGGAAGCCATCCCCGGAGTCAGCATTATCATTAAAGGCACCACCAAAGGGGTAACAACGGACCTGGAAGGAAATTACAATATTACGGCTTCTTCAGATGATGTGCTGGTCTATAGCTTTATAGGCTACAAGCAGCAGGAAGTGGCCGTCGGCAATCAAAGTGTCATCAATATCCAACTGGAAGAAGATATCTCCAACTTGGAGGAGTTTGTAGTGGTCGGTTACGGAACCATGAAAAAATCAGACATGTCCAGCGCCCACGTGACAGTAACCTCCGATGATATTGAGAAAACGGTGAACACCACCATCGAGCAGGCTATCCAAGGCCGCGCAGCAGGAGTGTACGTAACCAAGAACACCGGTGCGCCCGGAGGTGGTCTTTCAGTGAATATCCGGGGTATCAATTCCATAGGAGGCACAAACGAACCACTTTATGTCATCGACGGCGTGCAGATCCAACCAAACACGGTCACCTACGGCCCTACTTCCGGTACCAACCCTTTGGCGGGCTTGAATCCCAGTGATATCGAATCCATGGAGATCCTTCAAGGACCTTCGGCTACCGCCATTTATGGTTCTCGTGGTACCAATGGTGTGGTGCTGATCACGACCAAAAGAGGAAAAGAGGGGCAGACCAATATCAATTATTCGTATTTGTACAGCTTGCAGGACAAGCCAGATAACCTGGCTGTCATGAACCTGCGACAATATGCGGAGATGACCAATACCATTCGTGACCTGACGGGGGGGGATCCACCGGCAGCATTTTTGGACCCATCCTTACTGGGTGAAGGAACAGATTGGCAGGATGCCCTTTACAAAACAGCCGCGCTGAACAAGCATTCCCTGAGCCTTAGCGGTGGTAATGAAAGCACCAAATACTACTTGTCCGGTGAGTATTTTAACCAAGACGGAGTGGCCATTGGTTCTGGATTTGAGCGGTATTCCATCAGGCTTAACTTGGATAACGAAGTCCGGGATTGGCTGAGCATCGGGGTGAACCTGGCATTGAATGAAACGGATGAACAGCTCGCCACCGGAAGTAGTGATGTGATTAATTATGCCATACAGATGGCTCCCAATATTCCAGTTCAAAACCCTGACGGAAGCTGGGGCGGAGCGGATGCGCTGAATGGAAGCAGCTTGCAATTCACCCCTCCAAACCCCATCGCCCTGGCCAATTTGCTGGACAGAACCTACAAGCGAAGACAGGCACTGGGGGGACTGAACGTAGGAATTGACATTATGGAAGGACTGAAATTTACCACCCAGCTGAACGGCAATATCAACTATGCCAATGGGCATTTTTGGAGACCTACATATACCCTGGGTTCTGTGACCAATGATGTGAATGAGCTGACCAGCAAAGCCGAAAACAGTTTCTACTGGAACTGGTCACAAACCTTGACCTATAATAAGACATTTGCCGACAAACATGATTTAACCGTGATGTTTACCCATGAGGCACAAGAGTCCAGTTGGGAGTCGATAGAAGGATCAAGGCAAAATTTCACTTCCAATGATCTCCCGGTTTTGGGGCTGGGTTCCTCACAAGGAGCTACCAATGGTGGCAACAAAAACCAATGGGCCATGGAATCCTACCTGGGAAGAATCAATTACACGTATGATGACAAGTACATCGTATTGGCAGCCTTACGTGCTGATGGATCAGCGAACTTTGGCCCTGAAAACCGGTGGGGGTATTTTCCTTCTGTTTCGGCGGCATGGAGAATGTCAGAAGAAGATTTTATGGCTGGAATGGCCGCGGTGGATGAGTTGAAAATTCGTGTTGAAACTGGACTTACCGGTAATCAGGGAAGTGCCAATGCCATCTATGCACCACTCAGTTCTCCGAGCGTCCCTACTCCTTGGGGCGGTGGATTTTTGGTGACACGATACGGTAACCCAGAGTTGGCCTGGGAAGAAACCCAGACCTACAATGTGGGCTTTAACCTGAACATGTTCAACAACCGGGTGCAGGTAGAAGGTGATTTTTATAAGAAAATCACCGATAACCTGCTGCTGCCCAATCCACTTCCTTGGTATATGGGTACAGAAGGAGAAGGAAGTATCGGTACACCGACGGTGAACATCGGAGCACTGGAAAACCAAGGTTATGCCTTTACGGTCAATACCATCAATATCGATAACAGGGCCACCTCATTCAGATGGAGTTCCAATTTTAATTTTTCCGGCTTCAAGACAGAAGTGACAGAGTTTTATTCTGAGTCTGCCTTTATTGACCGGACCGCTTGGTACATGAATGACTTCACCCAACGGGCGGTCATTGGCCAATCTCCTTGGTTGTTTTATGGCTATCAGTATGATGGGATTTTCCAATCGGTCGAAGACATCGAAGGCAGTGCTATACCTGCAGATAATAACGGTGAAAGGCTTCCCATTGGGGAAGATGACATCTGGGTCGGTGATATCAAATATAAAGACCTCAATGGAGATAATATCATTGACGAGCGGGATCAGACTTTTATCGGTAATCCCTGGCCTAAGTTTACTTTTGGTACCACGCAGACCTTTGAGTATAAAGGGTTCAAATTGGATATTTTGCTGCTGGGTGCGCTCGGAGCGGATGTGTTTAACTACTCACGCTTCTACAACACCAATCCCAATAATATCAACCTGGGCAGAAACCTGCTGGTGGAGACCTTTGATTATGCAAAAGTGGAAATGGACGGTGAAGGAAATCCTTATTTGGCCAATCCGGAAACGGATATTCCACGGATCACCGTAACGGATCCAAACGGAAATGGAACCAGGATCAGTGACAAGTTTGTGGAAGATGGTTCCTATGTAAGGCTTAAGAATATCAACCTAAGCTATGAATTTGATGAAGAGCTCCTGGGATGGCAAAATGTCATCCGCGGAGCACGCCTGTCATTTGGCGTACAAAACCTGGCGACATGGACCAAGTACAAAGGTTATGATCCTGAAGTAGGTGCTTATGTCGGCAATAATGTGGAGGCCGATAAGCAGCTGATCGGTGTGGACTACGGAAGGTATCCATCTACGAGAATGTACAATTTCAGCTTGGGCATAGATTTCTAA
- a CDS encoding hybrid sensor histidine kinase/response regulator transcription factor yields the protein MNLFCANLLYIYLLLIGLSSAYAQEGNYLFGAITVEDGLSNNSVTDIHQDELGYIWMATNSGLNRYDGEEFKVFRNRPNDTTSLSENSVRKIMSGPEGELWLLNRNNVMEVYDASTETFSTSLLRYAKRYGLESTAVHLVYEDDLGRYWFGHPNQGISIYDPASKETIYLKHQSNDLSSISYNYVSAVAENSNGEYWLVYSNGAVDILEANSLEVKRRIELFADTNVNFTDDFQIFIDSDDDAWIYLYENGEGLFYFDSYADRLHHLHTNSEKTKLNNNQVRGIVENKKNEIWIGTDHGGINVLNKTDMTVRYLQHDPENPHSLAHNSVYALMKDRSGIIWVGTFKNGLNLYNEKLIRFPHVKHMLTAKQSLPYNDINCFVEDEKGNFYIGTNGNGLLYFDRKRQRYTEFKHQEGEKNSLPGDIIVDLMMDKNGELWIATYLKGLSRFDGQRFRNYQPDPNDPQSLSGESVWELFEDREGNVWAGTLRSGLDLYDPETDGFVHFIGPEGRFPMHCDYISSLEEDAAGNLWIGGGNGIDVINLKSGFATYHGHELGNSASVVGNNIMDIFRDNSGIMWVATTQGLGYFDPENGVFHNFNHTDGLPSDHVVNILEDDHHNLWLSTTNGLSHVNVDRTTDTLSLAFRNFSVGDGLQGNSFNENSALKTSKGELVFGGPNGYNIFFPDKMRMNEESPKTVLTDFQLFNKSVKIGEKIAGRVLLDQNINQTDKLVLKHNENVFAVEFAALNFIHSDKNHYQYMLEGFDSDWVDVEDGVTKATYTNLDPGNYTFKVKAANNDGVWSEKAQMLDIEVLAPFWKTPLAFLVYFIIVALIVVAIQREIIAREKDRLQIAQDREEARRMKELDKMKTKFFTNVSHEFRTPLTLILAPVEKLLKTSNALHNRNQYLTIQRNAKRLMNLINQLLDIRKIESEGIDFSPVEGDIVGFLRETTQSFEDLSEKKNIALQFKSNKHRLFTHFDVDKLEKMLFNLLSNAFKFTYRGGEIQVVVNYERLNPSDEKGILSISVQDTGVGIGKEDQKRIFERYYVGEENSDSLNQGSGIGLSIVQEFARLHHGEVLLESDLGRGSTFTVTLPVEEIEHVDQVMEESDEEEISGIDQSEKKTLLLVEDNEDFVHYLKSCLVEDYKVMTALNGEEGREMAFEFIPDMVISDVMMPKMNGVELCQMLKKDLRTSHIPVILLTAKSSEEKQLEGLDSGANHYITKPFNVELLLLRIRNLLNERSLLQERFKKRIGVITSEVKLESLDDRLIQKAVKVVEDNMDNPELSVEMLSGELAMSRVHLYKKLTSLTGKKPLEFIRMIRLERATQLLGESQLTVAEVAYQVGYNNAKYFTKHFKAEYQVLPSVYAQQKVEAAHRSG from the coding sequence ATGAATCTTTTTTGTGCAAACTTGCTTTATATTTATTTGTTGCTGATAGGGCTTTCCAGTGCCTATGCGCAGGAGGGTAATTACCTTTTTGGTGCCATTACCGTGGAAGATGGCCTGTCCAATAACAGCGTTACAGATATTCACCAGGATGAGCTTGGTTATATTTGGATGGCGACCAACTCTGGACTTAACCGCTATGATGGTGAAGAATTTAAGGTGTTCAGAAACCGTCCCAATGACACCACATCCTTATCGGAAAACAGTGTTCGGAAAATCATGTCCGGCCCGGAAGGCGAGCTTTGGTTACTTAACCGAAACAACGTTATGGAGGTTTATGATGCCTCTACAGAGACTTTTAGTACTTCCCTTTTGCGGTATGCCAAGCGGTATGGCCTTGAAAGTACTGCGGTTCATTTAGTATATGAAGATGACTTGGGGCGATATTGGTTTGGGCATCCCAATCAGGGAATCAGCATTTATGATCCTGCTTCTAAAGAAACCATTTACCTTAAACACCAAAGCAACGACCTCTCTTCTATCAGTTATAATTATGTTTCGGCTGTTGCGGAAAATTCCAATGGTGAATATTGGCTGGTCTATTCCAATGGAGCGGTGGATATTCTTGAAGCCAATTCCTTAGAAGTAAAGCGAAGAATTGAGCTTTTTGCAGACACCAATGTTAACTTCACAGATGATTTTCAGATTTTTATCGACAGTGATGATGATGCTTGGATCTATTTGTATGAAAATGGCGAGGGACTTTTTTATTTTGACAGTTATGCTGATCGGCTACATCACCTTCATACCAACTCCGAAAAGACAAAACTGAACAATAATCAAGTAAGGGGAATAGTAGAAAACAAAAAGAACGAAATCTGGATCGGCACAGATCATGGAGGTATCAATGTCCTAAATAAGACTGATATGACGGTGAGGTATCTCCAACATGATCCAGAAAATCCCCACAGCTTGGCACATAACAGTGTGTATGCACTTATGAAGGATCGTTCAGGTATCATTTGGGTAGGCACTTTCAAAAATGGCCTCAATCTGTATAACGAGAAACTGATCCGTTTTCCCCATGTCAAGCACATGCTGACGGCCAAGCAGTCCCTTCCTTACAATGATATCAACTGCTTCGTGGAGGATGAAAAAGGCAATTTTTATATTGGTACCAATGGCAACGGCCTATTATATTTTGACCGGAAGAGGCAGCGATATACGGAGTTTAAGCATCAAGAAGGCGAAAAAAACAGCTTGCCAGGAGACATCATCGTGGACCTGATGATGGACAAAAACGGGGAGCTGTGGATTGCTACTTATTTAAAGGGACTTAGCCGTTTTGACGGTCAGCGCTTTAGGAATTACCAGCCTGATCCCAATGATCCCCAAAGTCTATCAGGTGAAAGTGTATGGGAGCTTTTTGAGGACAGGGAAGGGAATGTTTGGGCAGGAACTTTGCGCAGCGGTCTTGACCTTTATGACCCGGAAACGGATGGTTTTGTCCATTTTATCGGTCCTGAGGGCCGGTTTCCTATGCACTGTGATTATATTTCTTCGTTGGAGGAGGATGCTGCAGGAAACCTCTGGATAGGTGGTGGCAATGGGATCGATGTTATCAACCTAAAGAGTGGTTTTGCCACTTACCATGGGCACGAGCTTGGTAATTCGGCGTCGGTAGTGGGCAATAATATCATGGACATTTTCAGGGATAATAGTGGCATTATGTGGGTGGCTACTACTCAAGGACTGGGGTACTTTGATCCGGAAAATGGTGTATTCCATAATTTTAACCACACAGATGGCCTTCCTTCTGACCATGTGGTAAATATCCTGGAAGATGATCACCATAATTTATGGTTAAGCACTACCAATGGGTTGAGCCATGTTAATGTGGACAGGACAACGGATACCCTATCACTGGCTTTTCGTAATTTCAGTGTTGGCGATGGGCTCCAAGGAAATTCTTTCAATGAAAATTCAGCACTGAAAACCTCAAAAGGCGAATTGGTCTTTGGTGGACCGAATGGCTACAATATCTTTTTCCCCGATAAGATGCGAATGAATGAGGAAAGTCCCAAAACCGTTTTGACGGATTTTCAATTGTTTAACAAGTCTGTGAAGATTGGGGAAAAAATAGCGGGCAGGGTATTACTGGATCAAAATATCAACCAAACCGATAAGTTGGTGCTGAAGCATAATGAAAATGTTTTTGCCGTTGAATTTGCTGCACTGAACTTTATCCATTCTGACAAAAACCATTATCAATACATGTTGGAAGGCTTTGATAGTGATTGGGTGGATGTGGAAGACGGTGTCACCAAGGCCACCTATACCAACTTGGATCCGGGCAATTATACGTTTAAGGTGAAAGCTGCCAATAATGATGGTGTATGGAGCGAAAAAGCCCAGATGCTGGATATAGAGGTGTTGGCGCCCTTTTGGAAAACGCCATTGGCATTTTTGGTGTACTTTATCATTGTGGCCTTGATCGTAGTGGCGATTCAGCGTGAAATCATCGCCAGGGAAAAAGACCGCCTCCAAATCGCCCAAGACAGGGAAGAGGCAAGACGGATGAAGGAGCTGGATAAAATGAAAACCAAGTTTTTCACCAATGTCAGCCATGAATTCAGGACACCTTTGACCTTGATTTTGGCACCAGTGGAAAAATTGCTAAAGACTTCCAATGCACTCCATAACCGAAACCAATACCTCACCATTCAGCGAAATGCCAAGCGGCTGATGAACCTGATCAACCAACTGCTTGACATTCGAAAAATCGAAAGCGAGGGCATTGATTTTTCTCCTGTGGAAGGAGATATTGTGGGTTTTCTACGCGAAACTACCCAATCGTTTGAAGACCTCTCAGAAAAGAAAAATATTGCATTGCAGTTTAAGTCCAATAAACATCGGTTATTTACACATTTCGATGTAGATAAATTGGAGAAAATGCTTTTCAACCTACTTTCCAATGCATTTAAGTTTACTTACAGGGGAGGCGAGATCCAAGTGGTGGTGAACTATGAAAGGTTAAATCCATCAGATGAAAAAGGAATCCTTTCAATCAGTGTTCAGGATACTGGCGTAGGCATAGGTAAGGAGGACCAAAAGCGAATTTTTGAGCGCTATTATGTAGGTGAGGAAAACAGTGATAGCCTTAACCAGGGAAGTGGCATTGGTTTATCCATTGTGCAGGAATTTGCACGGCTGCATCATGGAGAAGTACTGTTGGAAAGTGACTTGGGAAGGGGCAGCACTTTTACCGTGACATTGCCCGTGGAGGAAATAGAGCATGTGGATCAAGTGATGGAAGAAAGCGATGAAGAAGAAATTTCAGGGATAGATCAATCCGAGAAAAAGACCCTGTTACTGGTAGAGGATAATGAGGATTTTGTGCATTACCTAAAATCCTGCTTGGTGGAGGATTATAAAGTGATGACAGCATTGAACGGGGAGGAAGGAAGGGAAATGGCTTTTGAGTTTATCCCCGATATGGTGATCAGTGATGTGATGATGCCAAAAATGAATGGTGTGGAGCTCTGCCAAATGCTGAAAAAAGACCTTCGTACCTCTCATATTCCAGTGATTCTCTTGACAGCCAAATCTTCCGAAGAGAAACAACTGGAAGGATTGGACAGTGGTGCCAATCATTACATTACCAAACCTTTTAATGTGGAGCTTTTATTGCTTCGGATAAGAAACTTGCTGAACGAACGGAGTTTGTTACAGGAGCGGTTCAAGAAGCGAATAGGGGTCATCACCAGTGAGGTAAAACTTGAATCACTCGATGACAGGTTGATCCAAAAGGCGGTAAAAGTGGTGGAGGACAATATGGACAATCCGGAGCTTTCGGTAGAAATGCTCAGTGGAGAACTGGCCATGAGCCGGGTGCATCTTTACAAAAAGCTTACTTCCCTGACAGGTAAAAAGCCCCTGGAGTTTATCCGCATGATCCGCTTGGAAAGGGCCACTCAATTGCTGGGTGAGAGCCAGCTTACCGTGGCGGAAGTTGCTTACCAAGTAGGATATAACAATGCCAAGTATTTTACCAAGCACTTTAAAGCGGAATATCAGGTATTGCCTTCGGTGTATGCACAACAAAAAGTGGAAGCAGCACATAGAAGTGGATGA
- a CDS encoding TonB-dependent receptor plug domain-containing protein, whose product MNKHIISFQKKKGLLPLLVAGISLWSAPANAQNAQDLDEIVVTGTKFEIPVEKSGKTIYQLSQEDIQRNAGKTIPDLLNEVPGIQIDGNFGSPGTNVSYFVRGASSKNTLILIDGTPINDPSLADATYDLRLLPLDQVESIEVLRGGLSTLYGTGASAAVINIKLKSGSKAKKFGGSADFSGGSFNTYRGNISLNGQTDQFNYLVSGSLHSSAGFSSAMDTAATAAFGKDGINRKDLMVKMGYAFSDRFRMDFITAYDDMEADYDNGPFLDADNTQTSNQLRFGLAPTYQYTKGNIKLKSVYNVSEREFISSFPSEYKGRNLQLDLTQEHQIIKGLKGLWGVNLQQLSYEQPGELAFDNNQFTLLDPYASFFYETASGFNVHAGARINTHSEYDAKFIYNVNPSYLFEVSDQVSTKILASVATSYVTPTLYQLNSPDYGNSALNPEESLNYEQGISFYIGNQFTFNLVHFTRDESSPIEFVSLYDENGGYIGGEYQNTTDKRRVEGFEADFSWLVNEYFSMTANFAHVSTDKPETFYRVPGSKWGMAFNAKPAQNTQVSLKYNYTSKRTVYDYGVGGAFDLDSYGLVDLFVQQAVLENKLNIYGGVNNLLDEDFTAIYGYTTRGRNFSIGARYQF is encoded by the coding sequence ATGAACAAGCACATTATTTCTTTCCAAAAAAAGAAGGGACTACTCCCCCTCCTTGTCGCAGGCATTTCCCTCTGGAGTGCTCCTGCCAATGCACAAAATGCCCAAGACCTCGATGAAATCGTCGTTACCGGAACCAAATTTGAAATTCCGGTCGAAAAATCAGGAAAAACGATTTATCAACTTAGCCAAGAAGACATCCAGCGAAATGCGGGAAAGACCATCCCTGACCTGCTCAATGAAGTACCCGGGATCCAGATAGATGGTAATTTTGGTTCACCTGGCACCAATGTTAGTTACTTTGTCAGGGGGGCAAGCAGTAAAAACACCCTTATCCTCATCGACGGCACTCCGATCAATGACCCTTCCCTGGCCGATGCCACTTACGACCTTCGGCTCCTCCCACTGGACCAGGTCGAATCCATCGAAGTGCTCCGCGGTGGCCTGAGCACACTCTATGGTACCGGGGCCTCCGCAGCAGTGATCAATATCAAATTGAAATCCGGTAGCAAGGCCAAAAAATTCGGTGGATCAGCTGACTTCAGCGGTGGGTCTTTTAATACCTACCGGGGAAACATCAGCCTAAACGGCCAAACCGATCAATTCAATTACTTGGTGTCCGGAAGCCTTCACAGTTCAGCGGGGTTTTCATCAGCCATGGATACTGCAGCTACCGCTGCCTTCGGCAAAGATGGCATCAATCGAAAAGACCTCATGGTCAAAATGGGCTATGCTTTTTCGGATCGATTCAGGATGGATTTTATTACCGCCTATGATGACATGGAGGCGGATTATGACAATGGTCCCTTCTTGGATGCCGATAACACCCAAACAAGCAATCAGCTGCGGTTTGGCTTGGCACCTACCTATCAGTATACCAAAGGTAATATCAAACTCAAATCCGTCTATAATGTCAGCGAGCGGGAGTTTATCAGTAGCTTCCCTTCCGAATACAAAGGCAGAAACCTTCAGCTAGACCTGACCCAAGAGCACCAAATCATCAAAGGACTGAAAGGACTGTGGGGTGTAAATCTCCAACAATTATCCTACGAACAACCGGGAGAACTAGCTTTTGACAATAACCAGTTTACGCTATTGGATCCTTATGCTTCTTTCTTCTATGAAACTGCCAGTGGCTTCAATGTCCACGCAGGAGCCAGGATAAACACCCATTCGGAATACGATGCCAAGTTCATCTATAATGTCAATCCAAGCTACCTTTTTGAGGTTTCCGATCAAGTGTCCACAAAGATCCTAGCATCCGTGGCCACCTCCTATGTCACGCCTACCCTCTATCAACTCAATTCACCTGATTACGGAAACAGTGCGCTGAATCCCGAAGAATCCCTCAATTATGAGCAAGGCATTTCATTTTATATAGGAAATCAATTTACCTTCAATTTGGTACATTTTACCAGGGATGAATCCAGTCCGATTGAATTTGTATCACTCTATGACGAGAATGGCGGGTACATCGGCGGTGAATACCAAAACACGACCGATAAACGAAGGGTAGAAGGATTTGAAGCAGATTTCTCCTGGCTGGTTAACGAATACTTCAGCATGACAGCTAATTTTGCGCATGTAAGCACCGACAAGCCTGAAACCTTTTATCGTGTACCGGGTAGCAAATGGGGCATGGCTTTTAATGCCAAACCTGCCCAAAACACCCAAGTCTCACTAAAATATAACTACACCAGTAAGCGTACCGTGTATGATTATGGCGTGGGAGGAGCATTTGACCTGGATAGCTATGGATTGGTGGACTTATTCGTCCAGCAGGCTGTTTTGGAAAATAAACTCAACATTTATGGTGGGGTAAACAACTTGCTTGATGAAGACTTTACCGCCATCTATGGTTATACCACCAGAGGTAGAAACTTCAGCATCGGAGCGCGATATCAGTTTTAA